The Actinotalea sp. JY-7876 sequence CGCTCGTACCGCTCGCCCTCGAACGGGCGAAGGAAGAACTCCCACAGCTTCGGCCCGTCCTTGAGGAAGAAGAACAGGACCACGACCATGATGAAGAAGCCCGCCACGAAGTTGACGGTCTGTGAGACGCCCGCGATGGCGCCGGACCCCAGCGCGCTGGACCGCAGCAGGCCGGCGAGCGACTCCTCCACGGAGCGGATCTGCTCCTCGGAGATCTCGAACGGCAGCCCCTTGACGTACTCCTGGAGCTGCCGGATCCCGTCCTCGGCGCGCTCGCGCAGCTCGCCCCACTGGTTCACGACGGCGTTGACCACCAGCCACACGACCCCGGAGAGCAGCGCCACGAGCGCCGCGAGCGAGATCCAGGTCGCCAGGAGCGAGGGCACGCCGCGGCGGCGCAGGAACGAGACGAGCGGCGAGATCGCCGCCGACAGCACGAGCGCGATGAGCACGGGGATGACGACGAGGGTCAGCCGCGTCAGCGCGAAGACGACCACGGCGAGCACCGCGACGACGGCGAGGACCTGCACCGACCGGGTGCCGACGCGGCCGAAGCCCTCGGACCACAGGTCGCGGGCCGGGTGTTGGGCGGACGAGGAGGGCGCCGGCGGCGCGGGCCGCGGCACCCGAGGGGGCAGGGGCGGGACGTCCCGCACGCGGCGACCGAACAGGCCCATGGCGTCCTCCTTGGAGCGACCTCCGGCGGCGGCCGAGGGTGCTCCGACGCTATTGCGCGCCGTGCGATCCCGCCCGCCGTGGCGTCGTCAGGGGACGGCGACGGGGGCGCGGGCGACGCGGTCGCGGCCCGCCGCCTTGGCGGCGTACATCGCGCGATCGGCGTCGCGCAGGATCGTGTCGGCCGTCCCGTCGGCCGGGAGCTCGGCGACGCCGACGCTGATCGTCACGCTCGCCACCCCGCCGCGGACCTCGACGTGGACGGCGGCGCAGCGGGCCCGGACCGCCTCCGCCCGGCGGACGGCCTCGTCGCCGCCCAGACCGGGGAGCAGGACGACGAACTCCTCGCCGCCGAGACGCGCGAGGGTCTCGCCCGGCAGCGTCGACGCCTCGAGCGCCCGCGCCACCTCGACCAGCACCCGGTCCCCGGTCGCGTGACCGTGCGTGTCGTTGATCCGCTTGAAGTGGTCGAGGTCGACCAGGAGGAGGCTCAGCGGGGTGCCGTCGGCGCGTGCCTGGGTGAGGGCGTCGGCGAGCTGCTGCTCGAACGAGCGCCGGTTGTGCACGCCCGTGAGCCCGTCGCGCAGCGCCTGGTCCGCGAGCTCCCTGCGCAGGCGCTCCAGCTCGGTGATGTCGCGCATCACGACGACGCGGCCGATCGGGCGGCCGGCCCGGTCGGAGATCTGGGTGATGCGGACGTCCAGGACGCCGCCGCGTGGCGTGGTGACCGTGCCGGCCCCGGTCGCGATCGCCGCCTCGATCGCCGCCGGCATGGGGCTGCGCCACGGGGTGCCGATCGCGTAGTCGGTGTCGCGCAGCAGGACGCGGGCGGCGGGGTTGGTGTCGAGCAGGACGCCCCGTGGGTCCAGGACGACGACGGCGTCGGTGAGGGCCTCGAGCACCTGCCGGGTCGAGACCGGCACGGCCCGGGTGTGGTCGCGGTAGCGCTCGACCCACAGCCAGATCGCGCTGCTCGCGAGCGTGAAGACCGGCGTGAGGTGGATCGGCCCGGAGAGGGAGCTCGAGGAGACGAGGAGGGCCGTGACGTTGCCGATGAACGGCAGCACGGCGGCCAGCGCAGCGATCGCGTACACGTGACGGTGACCGGGCACGGCGGTGACCATGGCGCGCAGCGACAGGGCGACCCCGATGAGCAGGAGCCCATAGCTGTACGCGGTGAACGCCCAGTAGAGCGGGCCGGGGGCCACGGAGAGCACGCCGTCGGACACCTCGACCAGGAGGAAGGAGCGGTGCCATCCGTCGGTCGCCAGGACGAGCATCGTCAGGGCGGGCTGCACGCACAGCAGGAGCGCGGCCCGCCGGGTGACGCGCCGTCCCGTCAGGACGGCGAAGTAGACGAAGGCGGCGGCCAGCGAGAGGGCGATGCCCGGGTAGATCGCGTAGTGCAGGGCGAGGGTGAACTCGTGCGAGCCCGTGGCGAGCGGCAGCAGCGCGCGGGCCGCGGCCCACTCCGACGCCCCGAACATCATGAGGGCGAGGGGGAGCGCGAGCGGGGAGGTGCGGCGACGGCGCAGCACCAGGACACCCGTGACCGACGCGACGACGACGGCGACGAGTGTGGCGAGCTCGACGAAGACGAGCACGGACCACCTCCGTCCGGTCCATCGGCGTAGGACCGCGGGATCTGAGGCGTCCGGTGGCCCGGTTACCGACCGAACCAGGCCCAACGGCGCAGCCGTCCGCCGTCCGCCAGCGCATCCGCGAGGCTCACCGCCGTGAACCCGCGTCCGGCGTACTCGGCGAGGAGCTCCCGGGTGAAGCGGCCGCGGTCGAGCTCGAAGGGCTCGCGTTCCTCGGCCCCGTCCGCCACGCCGGCGATCGCGTCGTGCGCCAGGACGATCTGCCCCGGTCTCAGGTGGGCCAGCGCGCCACGGAGCCGTTCCGCTGTGGGCTGGTCCCGCCAGTCCGACGTCGTGGCGCCCCACATGACCGGGGTCATCCCCGCCCGCCGGAGCGCGGCCCAGGTGCGCGGCGTCTGCGAGCCGTACGGCGGGCGCACCCAGCGGACCGGCCGGCCCACGAGCTGTTCCAGCTCCTGCTTGGCCCGGCGCGTCCGCTCGACGACCTGGCGCGTGGGCATGCTCGTGAGCCGGACGTGGTCCTCGCCGTGGAGGGCGACCTCGTGGCCGGCCGCCACGATCTGCTCGAGGAGCCGGGGCGCGGCGCGGACGCGCGTCATGAGGACGAAGAAGGTGGCGGTGGCCCCCCCGTCGGCCAGCGCGGCGAGCACGCCCTCCGTCGAGCCGACCAGGGGGCCGTCGTCGAACGTGAGCACGACCGCACGTCGTGGCGTCGCGACGGCCCGCACCGACCCGACGGGCCGGCTCCCGGCGCGCCAGAGGGGCCCGAGCACGGGGACCTCCTCGAGGACGTCGCCCTTCGGCACCCCTAGAGCCTCTGGCCGGTCACGGTCGTCCCGCGGGTGTCGAGCAGCTTCTTGCCGAAGGCCTCGAGCACCTCGGGCGCGAGCTCGTCGTGGTTCTGCACCAGGATGACGCAGTCGACGTCGTCGCCGACGTTCTGCAGGTCGGTGACCCGGGGGACCAGCGTGCCGCCGCTGTGCCACTGCGGGACGTACGGGTCCCAGTAGCGCAGCTCGGCGCCGAGGTGCCGCAGCGCCACGGCCAGATCGCGCGCCGGGGACTCCCGCTGGTCCGCGATGTTCGCCTTGTAGGTGACGCCGAGCAGGAGCACGCGAGAGCCGTTGACCGCGCGGCCCAGGCCGTTGAGCAGGTCCTGCGCGCGACGAGCGACGTAGGCCGGCATCGTCGCGTTGATCTCCTGGGCGAGCTCGACGAACCGGAAGGAGTGCCCGAGTCGGCTGCGGACGTGGTGCGACAGGTAGTTGGGGTCGATGGGGATGCAGTGCCCACCCACCCCGGGGCCCGGGTAGAAGGCCTGGAAGCCGAACGGCTTGCTCGAGGCGCAGCGGATCGCCTCCCACAGGTCCACGTCGAGCTCGTGCGCCAGCTGCGCGAGCTCGTTCATGAGCGCGATGTTCACGTGCCGGTAGGTGTTCTCGAGGAGCTTGGCCAGCTCGGCCTCCCGGGTGCCGCTCGCGCGCACGACCTGGTCGCACACCCGCGAGTACAGCTCGACCGCGCGGTCCGTGCTGCGCTCGTCGACGCCTCCGACGACCTTGGGGGTGTTGCGCAGCCCGAACCGGGTGTTGCCGGGGTCGATCCGCTCGGGCGAGAAGGCCAGGAGGAGGTCGCTGCCGACCGTCAGCCCGCTGCGCTCGAGGATCGGCCCGACGATCTCCTCCGTCGTGCCCGGGTAGGTGGTGGACTCCAGCACGACGAGGTCGCCCGGGCGCACCCGCGCCGCGAGCATCTCGGCGGACGCGATCACAGCACCGAGGTCCGGACCGCCCTCCGGGGTCAGGGGCGTCGGCACGCAGATGACGTACACGTCGCAGTCGTCGAGGTCCGCCGCGTCGTCCGTCGGCACGAAGCCCGCCGCCAGCATCGCAGCGAGGTCGTCGTCCGTGACGTCGTCGATGCGGGAGCGGCCCGCGCGCATCTCGGCCACGCGGTCCGGGTCGATGTCGAAACCGTACGTCGGGATGCCCGCGAGGACGGCTTCCCGGATCAGCGGCAGGCCGACGTAGCCCGTGCCGATCACTGCGAGCCTGATTCCCATCATCGCCCTTCCCGTCGCCTCGGATCCGTTCCCGATCCTTCCACAGGAAGTCGGTCCAAAGAGGGTGAAAACGGACGCGCTGGGCCGATCGGGGGACGCGGCCCGGTGCGCCGTGGCGCCGTCCCCTGGTCGGCCCCCGGCGCGCGGCCGGCCGCTTGTACGCTGCGACGATGGAGCGCACCGCGGACCCCGCCGGCCCCGTGGTCGTCGCGGTGCTCACGTACCGGCGCCCCGAGGTGCTGACCCGGCTCCTGCCCGAGCTCGCACGTCAGGCGCGGCTCCTCGGTGCGGGCACGCGCGTCCTCGTCGTCGACAACGACCCCGACGCCAGCGCCCGGCCGGCGGTCGAGCGCCTCGCCATCCCCGAGGCCGAGTACGTCCACGAGCCCCGGCCCGGGATCGCCGCCGGTCGTAACGCCGCCCTCGAGGCCGCCACCGGCGCCGACGTGCTGGTCTTCATCGACGACGACGAGACACCGGACGAGGACTGGCTGGCCACGATGGTCGCCGCGCACCGGCGTCTTCGCGGCGCCGCGGTCGTCGGCCCGGTGCTGCGGATCCACGAGACCGAGCCCGCTGCGTGGGTGCGTTGGGCGCGGGTCTTCGACCGCCGCCGCATGGCGACGGGCACGCCGATGGAGGCCGCCGGGAGCGGCAACCTCCTCCTCGACCTGGCGCACGTGCGCCGGCACGGGCTCCGGTTCGCCGACGCGCTCGGGCTCAGCGGCGGATCGGACCACCTGTTCACGAAGGAGCTGCGACGGGCCGGGGGAGCGATCTACTGGTGCGACGAGGCGGTCGTCCGCGAGCACGTCCCGGCCTCGCGGCTCACCGGGCGCTGGACGATGCGCCGGGGCTACCGCTCCGGCGGCACGAGCGTCCTGGTGGACCTGATGCTCGCCCGCACCCGGCGGGAGGAGCTGAGCGTCCGGGCGCGGGCCCTGGTCGCGGGCGCCGCGCGCGTCGTGGTGGGAGCGGCGCGGGCGCTGCTCGGCGTCGTGACCCGGAACCCGGAGCACCACGGCCGCGGCGCCTGGACCCTGGCGCGCGGAGCCGGGATCCTCGGCGGCGCCGTCGGCCACACGGTCGTGGAGTACCGCCGGCCCTGAGCCGCCGGCAGCCGCGATCCGCGTCGTCCGCACGGTGAGACGCGGCACCCGATCCTTGACCCGCGGTCCGGTCGGCGCGAAGACTCGCCCTGTGCCGGACACGCTGCTCGCCGTCGCCCGTCCCGCGGTCCTGCCGACCGCCGGCGTCGGCGCGGTGTGCGCGGCCGCGCGCTGTTGTTGTCAGACCTGCAGCTGAGACGCCGTCCCTGCAGCGCTCCGCCCCGCCCGGGCGTCGAGCCGTACCGCCGCCCCGTCGGCGACCTCTGACCACGACCCTCGCGCTCCGCCGCGACACCTTCCTCGAGGACCCGCCATGCACCCGTCCCACCCCCGCGTCCACCTCGCCGTCGACCTCTCGCACGTGGGCGCGCGCCCGGCGGCGTGGCGCGACGTCCGGTCAGGGGCGCCCCGCGGCTTCGACCCGGCCCGGCTGGCCGGCCTCGTCGCGACGGCCGAGCGCGGCACGCTGGACCTCGTCGTGCTCGGGCACGACTTCCGGCTCCGGCCCGACCGGGGCCAGACGGTCGACGGCCGGCTCGACGCCGTCCACGCGCTCGCGCAGGTCGCGCCGTCGACCCGCGGCATCGGCCTCGTCGCCACGGTCGCGGGCGACGCGGGTCGCCCGGCGGAGCTCGGCCGCGCCGTGGCGACCCTCGACGCGCTGAGCGCCGGACGCGCGGGGTGGCAGGTCGGCCCGGCCGCGCGCGTCGGACGCCCCGCGACCGACGTCGTGGAGCTCATCGCCGCGGTGCGCGCGGCCTGGGCCCGGGGCGACGCGGGGCCGGTCCAGGGACGGCCGCCCGTCGTCGTCCGCGCCGACACCGCGCGCGCCCTCGAGGTCGCGGGGGCCGTGGCCGACGTCGTGCGGGTGCGGGCGCGCGACGCGCGGTCCGCAGGGCAGCAGCGCGCCCTGGTCCGGGCGTCGGCGCGGTCCGTCGGGCGTGACCCGGACGACGTGCTCGTGCTGGTCGACGCGTACACCGCAATCGACGCCGGGGCCGGTTCCCGCCGGGGTGCCGGCCCGGCTGCGCCGGACCCGGAGTCCTACGTCCACGTCGGCACGGCCGGCGCGCTCGCCGCGCTCGTGGCGGGGTGGTCGGCCGCCGGCGTCGTCGACGGCTTCACCCTCCGGCCCGCCTCACCGGCGGCGGACCTGCCCGCCATCGTCGACGGCGTCGTGCCGGAGCTGCGCGAGCGAGGGCTGTACCGCAGCGCCTACCCCGGGTCGACGCTGACGCAGACCCTCGCCCCGCCGCTGCGCCCCACGCGCCTGGCGGGCTGAGCCGGGGCCGCGCTTGCGCCGCGGTCCTAGGCTGGCGGTATGTCCGTCGTGAAGATCAACGCCATCTCCGTGCCGCCCGAGGCGGGCCCCGAGCTCGAGCGCCGGTTCGCCGCGCGGGCCGGGACCATCGAGGGGTCGCCCGGCTTCCTCGGGTTCCAGCTGCTGCGCCCCACCGCCGGCGAGGACCGCTACTTCGTGGTGACGCACTGGGCGGACGAGGAGTCCTTCGCCGCGTGGCGCGACGGCGACGGCCGGGCCGCCCACGCGGGCTCCGGCGACCGTCCCCGGCCGGTGAGCTCGGGCGCGCAGCTGCTGGAGTTCGACGTCGTGCTGGACGTCGCGCCGCGCTCGGCCTGACGTCAGCCCTGCTCCGGCTCGTACGCGAGCAGCACCCGGGCGGCGCCGTCGTCGGGCTCGTCGACGGAGACGACCGTGAGTCGCCCCCAGCCCGGCACCTCGACGCGGTCCTGCACCGCGACGGTGAGGTCGGCGTGGGGGACCGAGGGCGGGCCGTCGGCCGGGTCGACCGGGGTGACCACGAGCCGGACGGAGCCGGACTCCACACCGACCGCTACGCGCATCCCGTCCAGCACCTCGCTGCCGCCGTCCCGGACCACCACCTCGGCGGCGTCCTGCGACGGCGCCTCGGCGGCCCCGACCGCCGCGGCCCACACCAGCGCGGCGGCGACGACGCATGCGAGCGCCGCCGCGACGGTCACGAGCGCGCGGGTGCGCTCCGCCCGG is a genomic window containing:
- a CDS encoding AI-2E family transporter; the encoded protein is MGLFGRRVRDVPPLPPRVPRPAPPAPSSSAQHPARDLWSEGFGRVGTRSVQVLAVVAVLAVVVFALTRLTLVVIPVLIALVLSAAISPLVSFLRRRGVPSLLATWISLAALVALLSGVVWLVVNAVVNQWGELRERAEDGIRQLQEYVKGLPFEISEEQIRSVEESLAGLLRSSALGSGAIAGVSQTVNFVAGFFIMVVVLFFFLKDGPKLWEFFLRPFEGERYERGKRVGDATIRTLGGYLRGTAIVAAVDAVFIGIGLAIVGVPLVIPLSVLVFLLAFIPLVGATIAGTLAALVALVALGPVQALVVVAIVVVVNQVEGDFLHPVVMGRTLSLHPLMILVALTTGTVLAGLTGAVLAVPIAASLWHAILVWDGPNLPARFAREKRRLPVGTDPDVSGAPGPAARQSISGTRT
- a CDS encoding diguanylate cyclase produces the protein MLVFVELATLVAVVVASVTGVLVLRRRRTSPLALPLALMMFGASEWAAARALLPLATGSHEFTLALHYAIYPGIALSLAAAFVYFAVLTGRRVTRRAALLLCVQPALTMLVLATDGWHRSFLLVEVSDGVLSVAPGPLYWAFTAYSYGLLLIGVALSLRAMVTAVPGHRHVYAIAALAAVLPFIGNVTALLVSSSSLSGPIHLTPVFTLASSAIWLWVERYRDHTRAVPVSTRQVLEALTDAVVVLDPRGVLLDTNPAARVLLRDTDYAIGTPWRSPMPAAIEAAIATGAGTVTTPRGGVLDVRITQISDRAGRPIGRVVVMRDITELERLRRELADQALRDGLTGVHNRRSFEQQLADALTQARADGTPLSLLLVDLDHFKRINDTHGHATGDRVLVEVARALEASTLPGETLARLGGEEFVVLLPGLGGDEAVRRAEAVRARCAAVHVEVRGGVASVTISVGVAELPADGTADTILRDADRAMYAAKAAGRDRVARAPVAVP
- a CDS encoding polysaccharide deacetylase family protein, whose product is MPKGDVLEEVPVLGPLWRAGSRPVGSVRAVATPRRAVVLTFDDGPLVGSTEGVLAALADGGATATFFVLMTRVRAAPRLLEQIVAAGHEVALHGEDHVRLTSMPTRQVVERTRRAKQELEQLVGRPVRWVRPPYGSQTPRTWAALRRAGMTPVMWGATTSDWRDQPTAERLRGALAHLRPGQIVLAHDAIAGVADGAEEREPFELDRGRFTRELLAEYAGRGFTAVSLADALADGGRLRRWAWFGR
- a CDS encoding nucleotide sugar dehydrogenase; the protein is MMGIRLAVIGTGYVGLPLIREAVLAGIPTYGFDIDPDRVAEMRAGRSRIDDVTDDDLAAMLAAGFVPTDDAADLDDCDVYVICVPTPLTPEGGPDLGAVIASAEMLAARVRPGDLVVLESTTYPGTTEEIVGPILERSGLTVGSDLLLAFSPERIDPGNTRFGLRNTPKVVGGVDERSTDRAVELYSRVCDQVVRASGTREAELAKLLENTYRHVNIALMNELAQLAHELDVDLWEAIRCASSKPFGFQAFYPGPGVGGHCIPIDPNYLSHHVRSRLGHSFRFVELAQEINATMPAYVARRAQDLLNGLGRAVNGSRVLLLGVTYKANIADQRESPARDLAVALRHLGAELRYWDPYVPQWHSGGTLVPRVTDLQNVGDDVDCVILVQNHDELAPEVLEAFGKKLLDTRGTTVTGQRL
- a CDS encoding glycosyltransferase family 2 protein produces the protein MERTADPAGPVVVAVLTYRRPEVLTRLLPELARQARLLGAGTRVLVVDNDPDASARPAVERLAIPEAEYVHEPRPGIAAGRNAALEAATGADVLVFIDDDETPDEDWLATMVAAHRRLRGAAVVGPVLRIHETEPAAWVRWARVFDRRRMATGTPMEAAGSGNLLLDLAHVRRHGLRFADALGLSGGSDHLFTKELRRAGGAIYWCDEAVVREHVPASRLTGRWTMRRGYRSGGTSVLVDLMLARTRREELSVRARALVAGAARVVVGAARALLGVVTRNPEHHGRGAWTLARGAGILGGAVGHTVVEYRRP
- a CDS encoding LLM class flavin-dependent oxidoreductase, producing the protein MHPSHPRVHLAVDLSHVGARPAAWRDVRSGAPRGFDPARLAGLVATAERGTLDLVVLGHDFRLRPDRGQTVDGRLDAVHALAQVAPSTRGIGLVATVAGDAGRPAELGRAVATLDALSAGRAGWQVGPAARVGRPATDVVELIAAVRAAWARGDAGPVQGRPPVVVRADTARALEVAGAVADVVRVRARDARSAGQQRALVRASARSVGRDPDDVLVLVDAYTAIDAGAGSRRGAGPAAPDPESYVHVGTAGALAALVAGWSAAGVVDGFTLRPASPAADLPAIVDGVVPELRERGLYRSAYPGSTLTQTLAPPLRPTRLAG
- a CDS encoding antibiotic biosynthesis monooxygenase; protein product: MSVVKINAISVPPEAGPELERRFAARAGTIEGSPGFLGFQLLRPTAGEDRYFVVTHWADEESFAAWRDGDGRAAHAGSGDRPRPVSSGAQLLEFDVVLDVAPRSA